A genomic region of Aspergillus oryzae RIB40 DNA, chromosome 1 contains the following coding sequences:
- a CDS encoding uncharacterized protein (predicted protein), protein MASSRWWLLVQAVFWRFLMRIGMFIHHISFPRPPRRSFVRSIPSGSSRVDLYFYCPPEYSRDIKEGRRFPVVVNFHGGGFTLGCPTDDSRWAQSVLAEVGAVMVSVGYRRAPEHPFPAAVDDGVRAIQYLSAHAIELGLDVSRIALSGFSAGGNLAVTVPLRLRSLMCQESRDPWLDRAESTEQLVDASASDVNIVALFCWYPILDFEESREHRRAASIMPDKTLPEFFTNLFDEAYLPDLAERRSPYASPVRAADALLADALPHDIFFYICEWDMLLNEGQQFVRRLQNINKHVRAMMIEKVPHAWDKSPNPWRDQEQVDILYRDACADMKAIFNA, encoded by the coding sequence ATGGCATCGTCGCGATGGTGGCTTCTCGTGCAGGCCGTCTTTTGGCGGTTTCTAATGCGCATTGGCATGTTCATCCACCATATTTCCTTCCCACGACCACCTCGTCGCTCCTTCGTGCGATCCATCCCGTCCGGGTCGTCACGAGTTGATTTGTACTTCTACTGTCCACCCGAGTATTCTCGGGATATTAAAGAAGGTCGCAGGTTTCCAGTAGTGGTTAATTTTCACGGTGGTGGGTTCACCCTAGGATGTCCGACCGACGATAGTCGCTGGGCCCAGTCCGTCCTGGCGGAAGTTGGTGCCGTCATGGTCAGCGTCGGATACCGTCGAGCCCCCGAGCATCCGTTTCCCGCCGCTGTAGACGACGGGGTGCGAGCGATCCAGTATCTCTCCGCGCATGCCATTGAACTAGGACTGGACGTCTCACGCATTGCCCTCAGTGGCTTTTCCGCTGGTGGTAATCTAGCGGTCACGGTACCTTTGCGCCTCCGCAGTCTAATGTGTCAAGAATCCCGCGATCCATGGCTAGATCGTGCGGAGTCCACCGAACAGCTTGTCGATGCGTCCGCCAGCGACGTCAACATCGTTGCCCTCTTTTGCTGGTACCCCATCTTGGATTTCGAGGAGTCCCGTGAGCATCGGCGGGCTGCGAGCATCATGCCCGATAAAACCCTCCCGGAGTTCTTCACCAATCTATTCGATGAGGCGTACTTGCCGGATCTTGCGGAACGCCGATCGCCGTATGCATCGCCTGTTCGGGCCGCGGATGCCCTTCTCGCCGATGCCCTTCCCCATGATATCTTTTTTTACATCTGTGAATGGGACATGCTTCTTAACGAAGGTCAGCAATTTGTGCGTCGCTTGCAAAATATTAACAAACATGTCCGCGCCATGATGATTGAGAAAGTACCGCATGCCTGGGACAAGTCCCCGAACCCGTGGCGAGATCAGGAACAGGTAGATATTCTCTATCGCGACGCTTGTGCCGACATGAAAGCCATCTTTAATGCGTAG
- a CDS encoding tubulin alpha chain (alpha tubulin), protein MREVISLNVGQAGCQIANSCWELYCLEHGIQPDGYLTEERKKEDPDHGFSTFFSETGQGKYVPRTIYADLEPNVVDEVRTGTYRTLFHPENMITGKEDASNNYARGHYTVGKEMIDQVLDKVRRVADNCAGLQGFLVFHSFGGGTGSGFGALLMERLSVDYGKKSKLEFCVYPAPQNATSVVEPYNSILTTHTTLEHSDCSFMVDNEAIYDICRRNLGIERPSYENLNRLIAQVVSSITASLRFDGSLNVDLNEFQTNLVPYPRIHFPLVAYAPVISAAKASHEANSVNEITMSCFEPNNQMVKCDPRNGKYMATCLLYRGDVVPKETHAAVATLKTKRTIQFVDWCPTGFKIGICYQPPKQVPNGDLANLSRAVCMLSNTTAISEAWSALDHKFDLMYSKRAFVHWYVGEGMEEGEFSEAREDLAALERDYEEVASDSLEEEVEAEY, encoded by the exons ATGAGAGAAGTTATTAGTTTGAACG TTGGTCAGGCTGGTTGCCAGATCGCCAATTCTTGCTGGGAG CTCTACTGTCTTGAGCACGGCATCCAG CCCGATGGTTACTTGACCGAGGAacgcaagaaggaagacCCTGACCATGGTTTCagcaccttcttctccgAAACTG GCCAGGGCAAGTATGTTCCTCGTACCATCTACGCCGATCTGGAGCCCAATGTTGTCGATGAGGTCCGCACTGGCACCTACCGTACCCTTTTCCACCCCGAGAACATGATCACCGGCAAGGAGGATGCCTCGAACAACTATGCCCGTGGTCACTACACCGTTGGCAAGGAGATGATCGACCAGGTCCTCGACAAGGTTCGCCGTGTGGCCGACAACTGCGCTGGTCTCCAgggcttcctcgtcttccacTCTTTCGGTGGTGGTACTGGTTCCGGTTTCGGTGCTCTCCTGATGGAGCGTCTGTCTGTGGACTACGGCAAGAAGTCCAAGCTGGAGTTCTGCGTCTACCCTGCCCCCCAGAATGCCACCTCCGTCGTTGAGCCCTACAACTCCATCCTGACTACCCACACCACCCTTGAGCACTCCGACTGCAGTTTCATGGTTGACAACGAAGCCATCTACGACATCTGCCGCCGCAACCTTGGCATCGAGCGTCCCAGCTATGAGAACCTGAACCGCCTGATTGCTCAGGTTGTCTCCTCCATCACCGCCTCCCTGCGTTTCGATGGTTCCCTGAACGTGGATCTCAACGAGTTCCAGACCAACCTGGTTCCCTACCCCCGTATTCACTTCCCTCTCGTTGCCTATGCTCCCGTCATCTCCGCGGCCAAGGCCTCCCACGAGGCCAACTCCGTCAACGAGATCACCATGTCTTGCTTCGAGCCCAACAACCAGATGGTCAAGTGTGACCCCCGCAATGGCAAGTACATGGCTACTTGCTTGCTGTACCGTGGTGATGTTGTGCCCAAGGAGACCCACGCCGCCGTTGCTACCCTCAAGACCAAGCGTACCATCCAGTTCGTCGACTGGTGCCCTACTGGTTTCAAGATCGGTATCTGCTACCAGCCCCCTAAGCAGGTTCCCAACGGTGACCTTGCCAACCTCAGCCGTGCTGT CTGCATGCTGTCTAACACCACCGCCATCTCCGAGGCCTGGTCCGCTCTCGACCACAAGTTCGATCTCATGTACTCCAAGCGTGCTTTCGTTCACTGGTATGTTGGAGAGGGTATGGAGGAGGGTGAATTCTCCGAGGCCCGTGAGGACCTGGCTGCCCTCGAGCGCGACTACGAGGAGGTCGCCAGCGActcgctggaggaggaggttgaggctgAGTACTAA
- a CDS encoding EF hand domain protein (synaptic vesicle protein EHS-1 and related EH domain proteins), producing the protein MADNTRHPNLNLTPEEKRIFYQLFQAADTTNLGVITGEVAVPFFEKTKLAPDTLGLIWQIADRENRGLLTPAGFGVVLRLIGHAQAGRSPSEELALQPAPIPRFDGIQVDTSAPTREAGATSPPPTTGPSIRVPPLNPDDVNKFLSLFEKSDVSRTNYVIIIGEIAKQIFERARLPNEILGRIWNLADTKQRGALDATEFIIAMHLLTSYKSGAMRGIPQTLPPGLYEAAARRGSSRASIGSRPGLDVPPVPAIPKQFTGPQRTQSPINRPFGSPVSAQSTGADWLITPHEKSQFDSIFSTVDSAKLGKITGDQAVTFFMNAQLPEETLAQIWDLADIDADGQLTKDEFAVAMYLVRQVRSGKEPLPQVLPPALIPPSMRRPGSAQMAPGPIPAQATGIAQAPAPAPAVRSAADDLFGLDSLSAPTPAAAPAQVPQSTGGSNVPFQMPASPTSRASPPSTSTTFKPFVPTSSFGQSLQPQTTGASSGVGPTTRSPASPSDDLLGDNDPEESNKLTQETTELANLSNQIGSLANEMQNVQAKRTSAEQELSQTSQQKRDFEVRLSQARAMYEQEVKNFKALEERLNASKAETNKLQQEYALIEGSRQDLQNQYDQVSAALTADQQENASLKEKIRQANAAVSQLKPALEKARSEARQQKGLAAINKKQLATVEGEKEKLQEEMDSLSKEQTYEPDESAAAASAIPRVSSPAASTTSQNTNPFFKRQMTGSSESNALSPQVSNDQQRAFDSLFGPSLGAPVNTATPPPPTSFRADSHPTSIKSATSGAPTPSASPPPPATAFFNEPPAPPQSRQLTPNVLPFGESQSATSSTMVSPPASRYDTPDLSATSQAGASEAGPTSTPAFDESEELKQKFPEIPGATEQFANAAVSPSNEEQPVEKKDPSFDELFGGPAHQRSKSQNKNDFEEAFAAMKQGSVPNKPNGAPAASEFPPIRELDDDDDDDDSTDSEAPMGFDDNFTPVAPPQSQIASKPPAADSQQSPPKYEESLEKEAAGEAPEFNGLLPKREDPTAFPDAPHSVESSTGAPVVHGEPQREPIKETAVPPTQKPSAPDFEAAFAGLNLAPAKESEDDDDDFETPDNKNNHDFDFSFDSPTQRKASSPGPSAGNAASSDFFSFDKNVAHSSPGGAASPSNSNEKPQTHDWEALFAPLDNVQSPGAANGTNTATATSPTGHDGKAPGWALQTGTEDDQILQRLTGMGFPREESLAALEKFDYNLDKVKSLFTLKTNYLRTVN; encoded by the exons ATGGCTGACAATA CACGACACCCGAACCTCAATCTGACTCCTGAGGAGAAACGCATTTTCTATCAACTCTTCCAAGCCGCCGACACAACTAATCTAGGCGTCATCACCGGCGAAGTCGCCGTCCCTTTCTTTGAGAAGACCAAGTTAGCTCCCGACACTCTTGGCTTG ATATGGCAAATTGCAGATAGGGAGAATCGCGGTCTCCTGACCCCCGCTGGGTTCGGTGTTGTCTTGCGGTTGATCGGGCACGCTCAAGCCGGTCGCTCCCCGTCAGAGGAATTGGCTTTACAAC CCGCACCGATACCCAGGTTCGATGGCATTCAAGTCGATACATCTGCCCCCACGCGGGAGGCAGGCGCGACAAGTCCTCCGCCAACTACCGGGCCATCAATCCGTGTCCCCCCATTGAACCCAGATGATGTGAACAAGTTTCTATCGCTATTTGAGAAATCGGACGTCTCTAGGA CTAACTATGTAATAATTATAGGCGAGATAGCTAAGCAGATTTTCGAACGCGCAAGGCTGCCCAATGAAATCCTCGGCAGGATATGGAATCTCGCAGACACCAAGCAACGTGGTGCCCTGGATGCGACCGAGTTCATCATTGCCATGCACCTTTTGACCTCCTACAAGTCAGGTGCAATGAGAGGAATCCCGCAAACTCTACCGCCAGGTCTATATGAAGCCGCTGCGCGAAGGGGATCTAGCCGTGCCTCCATTGGTTCTCGTCCGGGACTTGATGTTCCCCCAGTGCCCGCAATCCCGAAACAGTTCACTGGACCACAACGGACACAGAGCCCTATTAACAGGCCATTTGGGTCTCCCGTTTCAGCACAGTCTACCGGTGCAGATTGGCTGATCACTCCCCACGAAAAATCACAATTCGATAGTATCTTCTCGACCGTCGATTCAGCAAAGCTTGGCAAGATCACCGGGGACCAAGCTGTGACTTTCTTCATGAATGCGCAACTGCCTGAGGAAACCCTTGCTCAGATATGGGACTTGGCGGATATCGATGCTGATGGACAACTAACAAAGGATGAATTTGCAGTTGCCATGTATCTTGTCCGTCAAGTACGCAGTGGAAAGGAGCCGCTTCCACAGGTTCTGCCTCCAGCTCTAATTCCGCCAAGTATGCGTCGCCCCGGTTCTGCCCAGATGGCCCCAGGTCCTATTCCTGCGCAGGCTACGGGTATAGCTCAAGCACCTGCACCTGCGCCGGCTGTTCGGTCGGCTGCAGATGATCTGTTCGGTCTCGACTCTCTCTCAGCTCCGACTCCGGCTGCCGCTCCCGCGCAGGTACCCCAGTCAACGGGTGGTTCGAATGTACCATTCCAGATGCCTGCTTCCCCAACATCCCGAGCATCCCCTCCAAGCACTTCAACGACCTTCAAGCCTTTTGTCCCGACCTCGTCGTTTGGGCAAAGCCTTCAACCACAGACGACGGGTGCCTCATCCGGCGTTGGCCCCACTACACGTTCACCTGCGTCACCGTCGGATGACCTTCTCGGAGATAATGATCCTGAAGAGTCCAACAAATTGACACAAGAGACAACGGAGCTTGCCAATCTTTCTAATCAAATAGGCTCATTGGCAAATGAGATGCAGAATGTCCAGGCTAAACGTACCTCAGCAGAGCAGGAACTGTCCCAGACTTCTCAGCAAAAGCGTGATTTCGAAGTTCGGCTTTCTCAAGCCAGGGCAATGTACGAGCAAGAGGTCAAGAATTTCAAGGCACTCGAAGAACGGCTTAATGCGTCTAAGGCTGAGACCAACAAGTTACAGCAGGAATACGCGTTGATTGAGGGAAGCAGGCAGGATCTGCAGAACCAGTACGATCAAGTGTCTGCTGCACTCACTGCCGATCAACAGGAAAATGCAAgcctgaaggagaagattcGTCAGGCGAATGCTGCTGTCTCTCAGCTTAAACCGGCGCTCGAAAAGGCCCGTTCTGAGGCGCGACAGCAGAAAGGTTTGGCAGCAATCAACAAGAAGCAGCTTGCTACTGTAGAGGGTGAAAAAGagaagctgcaggaggaAATGGATAGCCTTTCAAAGGAACAAACCTATGAGCCAGACGAGAGCGCGGCTGCTGCCAGCGCCATACCTCGAGTCAGCAGTCCAGCTGCCTCAACAACTAGCCAGAACACAAACCCATTCTTCAAACGCCAGATGACTGGCTCTAGTGAGAGTAACGCTCTGTCGCCTCAGGTTTCAAATGATCAGCAGCGCGCTTTTGATAGCCTATTCGGCCCATCTCTCGGAGCTCCGGTCAACACAGCCactccgccgccgccgactTCCTTCCGCGCTGATTCTCATCCAACTTCGATCAAGTCCGCAACTTCTGGAGCACCGACCCCGTCGGCATCCCCTCCACCGCCTGCGACCGCGTTTTTCAACGAGCCTCCAGCCCCGCCCCAGTCTAGGCAGCTCACGCCAAATGTGCTTCCATTCGGCGAGTCACAGTCGGCGACCTCTTCGACGATGGTTTCGCCACCTGCTAGTAGATATGATACGCCAGATTTGAGTGCAACTTCGCAAGCTGGAGCTAGCGAGGCTGGGCCTACCTCTACACCCGCGTTCGATGAGTCTGAAGAATTGAAGCAGAAGTTCCCAGAAATTCCTGGCGCGACTGAACAATTTGCAAATGCCGCTGTATCGCCTTCCAATGAAGAACAGCctgtggaaaagaaagaccccaGCTTTGATGAGCTTTTCGGTGGACCAGCGCATCAGCGTTCAAAGTCTCAGAATAAAAACGATTTCGAAGAAGCATTCGCCGCTATGAAGCAGGGTTCTGTTCCAAACAAGCCCAATGGTGCACCGGCCGCCTCCGAATTCCCACCCATTCGTGAActcgatgatgacgacgatgatgatgacagcaCAGATAGCGAGGCGCCCATGGGATTCGACGATAACTTTACCCCTGTTGCCCCTCCGCAGAGTCAGATAGCATCGAAACCTCCAGCCGCGGACTCGCAGCAAAGCCCTCCCAAGTATGAAGAAAGcctcgaaaaagaagccgCTGGGGAAGCTCCCGAGTTCAACGGTCTTTTACCGAAACGTGAGGACCCCACAGCTTTTCCCGATGCCCCTCATTCCGTTGAATCAAGCACCGGAGCACCAGTTGTTCACGGGGAACCGCAGCGGGAACCTATCAAGGAGACAGCCGTGCCCCCTACCCAAAAGCCCAGCGCCCCGGATTTTGAGGCGGCCTTCGCAGGTCTTAATCTAGCACCCGCAAAGGAGAgcgaggatgatgacgacgacttCGAAACGCCCGACAATAAGAATAATCACGACTTcgacttttcttttgactcCCCAACGCAGCGGAAGGCTTCCTCTCCTGGACCTAGTGCAGGGAACGCCGCTTCTTCAGACTTCTTCAGTTTTGACAAGAATGTTGCCCATTCATCCCCTGGGGGTGCTGCATCCCCATCTAACTCCAATGAGAAGCCCCAGACCCACGACTGGGAAGCGCTATTTGCGCCActtgacaatgtccagaGCCCTGGTGCTGCCAATGGCACTAACACTGCTACAGCAACGTCACCAACCGGCCATGATGGAAAGGCACCAGGCTGGGCTCTCCAGACCGGCACAGAAGATGACCAAATTCTTCAGCGCTTGACCGGCATGGGTTTCCCTCGCGAAGAATCACTTGCTGCATTGGAAAAGTTCGATTACAACCTTGACAAGGTAAAATCACTCTTCACTTTAAAAACAAACTATCTACGTACAGTTAACTAA
- the erdS gene encoding aspartyl-tRNA synthetase, cytoplasmic (Aspartyl-tRNA synthetase) yields MSIKRALSKIVPNKIDTNDSSPAPSRRSGSMSPRRSILSGFLRDRGGYASSSDDFSDDSSSPTTGTMSKNQQKRLARQQRRQERSRLSEEHHSEESERHKEAVAAAAREETAEMKARYGELPLLQSRSRPRELRTKFEDISVDSVGKEVLFTARLHIIRRMSAKLVFLVFRQQLYTFQGVLHETPGKNSIAMVQWVEHLRVGSIVQVRGTIQAPEVPVLGCTIHDVELAIDAVHVVVRREEPVPFSVYEAEIQTPEEERVEGRRSHIPDRTRLTNRLLDLRTPTSQSIFRIQSAVGNLFRTALDEQNFIEIHTPKLQGSATESGASVFEVNYFGRDAFLAQSPQLAKQMAIAADFGRVYEIGAVFRAENSNTHRHLTEYTGLDIEMAIEEHYHEMLEVLDAVIKNILKGIYGRFRREIETVKQQFPSDDVVWLEETPIIRFSDGIKMLNDSGWRDEEGNPLPVDDDLHTRDEIRLGELVKEKYGTDYYILDKFPTSARPFYTMPDPDDNRFTNSFDIFIRGQEIVSGGQRIHDPQMLEENMRRVGINPDTMEEYMEGFRWGAPPHAGAGVGLERFLMLLLKLGNIRLASLFYRDPRSFPAKPPTLQLRHPESSTVEPSWVRDRKGHLAPDESHLQPIEHLIANYGDATSTSWGDERFKIWRDLATGAAISYVPSSSNYAVIPGDPLCDSGQYSRVITQFLQWMRRETKYKPIWLLCSPQVEAILGEKLGWRSLSCIAEERVDPSRNQAASDGEIARKIRHSESEGIKLVSMNQGEMVPDNIREKIDQRIQDWLSNRKGTQVHLSEIRPWRDHAHRWYFYAVDKEGNICAFVALATLSPSHGMQVKYSFDFPGSPNGVIEHIVTHAIQTAARSGVKSLTFGAGATTTLTPGHNMHGAKVKMLQHTYETLAKQFHLVRKSEFRAKLGAQDDPLYIAYPPHGLGSKGIRAVLHFFED; encoded by the coding sequence ATGTCCATCAAACGGGCCCTTTCCAAGATCGTCCCCAATAAGATTGATACAAATGACTCGTCTCCCGCTCCAAGCAGGCGTTCGGGGTCAATGTCCCCTCGACGCAGTATCCTGAGTGGATTCTTGCGGGATCGTGGCGGCTATGCCTCGTCTTCAGATGATTTCTCAGATGACTCTTCATCTCCCACCACGGGGACGATGAGCAAAAATCAGCAGAAACGCCTTGCGCGTCAGCAGCGCCGACAAGAACGCTCTCGTCTCAGCGAGGAGCATCATTCTGAAGAATCTGAACGTCACAAGGAGGCTGTCGCAGCTGCCGCTCGTGAGGAGACTGCAGAGATGAAGGCTCGCTATGGCGAGCTGCCACTCCTCCAGTCGCGCTCTCGCCCGCGGGAGCTCCGGACCAAGTTTGAGGATATTTCGGTGGACTCGGTGGGCAAGGAGGTCCTCTTCACGGCGCGCTTGCATATCATCCGTCGCATGAGTGCCAAGctggttttccttgtttttcgcCAACAACTCTACACTTTCCAGGGTGTTTTGCATGAAACCCCGGGCAAGAATTCCATCGCCATGGTTCAATGGGTCGAGCACTTGCGCGTGGGTTCTATAGTACAGGTTCGTGGCACTATTCAAGCCCCAGAGGTGCCAGTGTTGGGGTGCACCATTCATGATGTTGAACTGGCCATTGATGCGGTTCACGTTGTCGTTCGGCGGGAGGAACCTGTCCCGTTCAGCGTCTATGAAGCCGAGATCCAGACTCCTGAGGAAGAGCGCGTTGAAGGTCGACGTAGTCACATCCCTGACCGCACGCGTCTAACCAACCGTTTGCTGGACTTGCGTACACCCACATCTCAGTCAATCTTCCGCATTCAATCTGCAGTGGGAAATCTCTTCCGGACAGCCCTTGATGAACAGAATTTCATCGAGATTCATACACCCAAGCTGCAAGGGTCCGCCACTGAGTCTGGAGCTAGTGTCTTTGAAGTAAATTACTTTGGTCGTGATGCATTCCTGGCTCAGAGCCCCCAGCTGGCCAAACAGATGGCTATTGCGGCGGACTTCGGTCGAGTGTATGAAATTGGCGCTGTGTTCCGCGCAGAGAATTCCAATACCCACCGCCATTTGACGGAGTACACCGGGCTGGATATTGAGATGGCAATTGAAGAGCACTACCATGAGATGCTGGAGGTTTTAGATGCTGTGATCAAGAATATCCTGAAAGGCATTTATGGCCGCTTCCGTCGTGAGATCGAGACCGTGAAGCAGCAATTCCCGTCCGACGACGTCGTTTGGCTCGAAGAAACGCCAATCATCCGGTTCTCCGACGGTATCAAGATGCTCAACGACTCCGGGTGGCGTGATGAGGAGGGAAATCCCTTGCCGGTAGATGATGACCTACATACTCGCGATGAGATTCGCCTTGGCGAGctcgtcaaggagaagtACGGCACGGACTACTACATTCTCGACAAGTTTCCCACCAGTGCACGTCCCTTTTACACGATGCCCGATCCTGATGACAACCGCTTCACTAACTCCTTTGACATCTTCATTCGGGGCCAAGAGATCGTCTCAGGCGGTCAGCGTATCCATGATCCCCAAATGCTTGAGGAAAATATGCGCCGTGTGGGCATCAATCCTGATACTATGGAGGAATATATGGAAGGTTTCCGATGGGGTGCACCTCCCCACGCCGGCGCTGGTGTGGGTCTGGAGCGTTTCCTGATGCTTCTTCTCAAGTTGGGTAACATTCGCCTCGCTTCTCTCTTCTATCGTGATCCTCGGAGTTTCCCCGCTAAACCCCCAACGTTGCAACTGCGGCACCCAGAGTCTTCGACCGTCGAACCATCTTGGGTCCGCGACAGAAAAGGTCACTTGGCGCCCGATGAGAGCCACCTGCAGCCAATAGAGCATCTCATCGCGAATTATGGTGATGCGACTTCCACATCATGGGGTGATGAACGTTTTAAGATTTGGCGTGACCTGGCGACCGGCGCAGCAATCTCATATGTGCCTAGCAGCAGCAATTATGCAGTGATCCCAGGCGATCCTTTGTGCGATTCTGGGCAGTATTCGCGTGTGATCACGCAGTTCCTGCAATGGATGCGTCGGGAGACTAAGTATAAGCCCATCTGGCTCTTATGTTCCCCTCAGGTTGAGGCTATCCTGGGCGAGAAACTTGGTTGGCGTAGCTTGTCTTGCATCGCAGAGGAGCGTGTAGATCCGTCCCGCAACCAAGCTGCTTCAGATGGGGAAATTGCTCGGAAGATCCGACACTCGGAGAGCGAGGGCATCAAGCTCGTGAGCATGAACCAGGGTGAGATGGTACCGGACAACATTCGCGAGAAGATTGATCAGCGCATTCAAGACTGGCTGTCCAACCGTAAAGGTACTCAAGTGCACCTGTCTGAGATCCGTCCATGGCGCGATCATGCCCATCGCTGGTATTTCTATGCAGTCGACAAGGAAGGTAATATTTGCGCCTTTGTCGCCTTGGCCACATTATCCCCGTCCCATGGTATGCAGGTGAAATACAGCTTTGACTTCCCTGGGTCTCCAAATGGTGTCATTGAGCATATTGTTACCCACGCCATCCAGACAGCGGCTCGGTCTGGAGTCAAGTCGCTCACTTTCGGTGCTGGCGCCACCACCACTCTTACCCCGGGACACAACATGCACGGAGCCAAGGTGAAGATGCTGCAGCATACCTACGAAACCTTGGCGAAGCAGTTCCATTTGGTTCGCAAGAGCGAGTTCCGTGCGAAATTGGGAGCGCAGGACGACCCCCTTTACATCGCCTACCCGCCTCATGGGCTAGGGTCAAAGGGTATCCGGGCTGTCCTTCACTTTTTCGAAGACTAA
- a CDS encoding class I SAM-dependent methyltransferase (predicted protein), producing MDGVKRYYSSLETRLGNWIVYGGRAHLGYYPPDVWWPFPVHHALIAMEDQVFRSLRLNPGARVLDAGCGDGQVAIHFAQKGLQVHAIDILPEHVQQAQQNVREAIDKVDWNAKHNSDTVTPLDALTVQQGDYHDLQTEENGSLDGIYTIETLVHATDLNRVLSEFYRVLKPGGRIALYEYDHWGDDDIQQTNQSEKEAMDKVRLHGAISKTANELSQSLLEDRSEHVCSQKGLAGMLNKAGFEDVQERDISPNVNPMIRFLAYFLYVPSMIVLTLGLEAYFINTVAIVANYQRGWKYIAVTARKPATVSG from the coding sequence ATGGACGGTGTCAAGCGATATTACAGCTCCCTTGAGACTCGCCTTGGGAATTGGATCGTCTACGGCGGCCGTGCTCATCTGGGTTACTACCCCCCGGATGTCTGGTGGCCATTTCCGGTCCATCACGCGCTTATTGCGATGGAAGACCAGGTGTTTCGATCACTGCGTTTGAACCCGGGTGCTCGAGTTCTTGATGCCGGTTGCGGAGACGGTCAGGTGGCGATCCATTTCGCGCAGAAAGGACTGCAAGTCCATGCTAtcgatattcttccagaGCACGTCCAACAAGCACAACAGAATGTCCGGGAGGCTATTGATAAGGTCGACTGGAACGCCAAGCACAATTCAGACACAGTCACGCCTTTGGATGCATTGACGGTCCAGCAAGGTGACtatcatgatcttcaaaCGGAGGAAAACGGTTCACTGGACGGCATCTACACCATAGAGACATTAGTCCATGCGACCGACCTGAACCGCGTCCTGTCAGAGTTTTATCGAGTACTCAAGCCCGGAGGCAGGATCGCCCTATACGAGTATGACCACTGGGGTGATGACGATATTCAGCAAACAAACCAATCGGAAAAGGAGGCTATGGACAAGGTTCGCTTGCATGGTGCTATCTCAAAGACGGCAAATGAATTGTCCCAGTCACTCTTAGAGGACCGAAGCGAACATGTTTGCTCACAGAAAGGCTTGGCTGGGATGCTGAACAAGGCTGGCTTTGAGGATGTTCAGGAGCGTGATATCTCGCCGAATGTAAACCCAATGATACGGTTTCTCGCTTATTTCCTATATGTCCCATCCATGATTGTGTTGACTTTGGGCTTGGAAGCGTATTTCATCAACACTGTTGCCATTGTCGCCAACTATCAGCGTGGGTGGAAATATATTGCGGTGACAGCGCGGAAACCTGCGACAGTATCTGGCTAA